The proteins below come from a single Stigmatopora argus isolate UIUO_Sarg chromosome 11, RoL_Sarg_1.0, whole genome shotgun sequence genomic window:
- the rtkn2 gene encoding rhotekin-2 codes for MKNNMDDQRDVQNPKRNKNSILDLSGSSAVAMEIKRKKIRQSTLFQQNENASVEKKLDFELRMREGAYKLLLACSNREQILNASKNLLTCNARIKAYMGHMQNTKEEWDMAGKVSRNLEERVPCRGTVALSGLRIPLMWKDQDHFNNRGSSRRVAIFCLMKMGSQVFDTKMAVVDRTITDVCFDEVVIFQDAVSGFKLRVELWSCALEEELNLVNTPRKLAKKLRNSLGKTGGKKLGPLLDTSEPDTFLQSNPVPVGAKYTLLAYSTMRLPEAEGSFQSHSLVVLQNSDWSSWLPLYGNLCCRLVAQPVCMTQSVMTGYLNQKQSMEGFERYCRFYCILSASTFSCYFSPEEVDAKVQPTLCLAINKDTRIRVMEKQSGGKKFRSLSIINPSVEGYHIEVFTADTREELDEWQEALHQHIYDQSQWLHCCQKLMKIEVVSPRKPSLFLTKQADSVYDEISINSPGKLESITDIIHSKIEETDGQFLIGHQEARQPPMWSTLFDGTHTIVPQKATANVLSQSGTCTPCSSPKPCSSSTPNSGKKRRAPPPPMSPYTAVAPPLRPERPPRPPPLSHTEKENTSRPKSKTGRPSLDAKFSAIIQQLQHNNKHGAPALGRKNAPLALPQVDHQVADAPAPRSNLRKSVRDRMNFKANI; via the exons ATGAAAAACAACATGGATGACCAGCGGGACGTTCAAAATCCTAAACGAAACAAAAACTCCATCCTCGATTTGTCGGGTAGTTCAGCGGTGGCCATGGAGATCAAAAGGAAGAAAATACGACAAAGTACATTATTCCAGCAAAACGAG AACGCCAGCGTTGAAAAGAAGTTAGACTTTGAGCTGCGAATGCGAGAGGGCGCCTACAAGCTGCTGTTGGCCTGCAGTAACAGAGAACAAATCCTCAATGCATCCAAGAACCTGCTGACCTGCAATGCTAGGATTAAAGCATACATGGGTCACATGCAGAATACAAAGGAGGAGTGGGATATGGCAGGAAAAGTCAGCAG aaatttAGAGGAGCGTGTGCCCTGTAGAGGAACAGTTGCTCTGTCTG GTCTTCGTATTCCCTTGATGTGGAAGGATCAAGATCACTTTAACAACAGAGGAA GCTCGCGCCGTGTAGCCATCTTCTGTCTCATGAAGATGGGCTCCCAAGTGTTTGATACAAAGATGGCAGTGGTGGACAGAACCATCACAGATGTCTGCTTTGATGAAGTTGTTATCTT TCAAGATGCAGTTTCTGGGTTTAAGCTGCGAGTAGAGCTGTGGAGTTGCGCCTTGGAGGAAGAGCTCAACCTGGTCAACACACCAAGAAAGCTGGCTAAGAAGCTACGGAATTCATTAGGGAAGACTGGAGGCAAAAAGCTCGGCCCTCTGCTAGATACTTCTGAACCTGATACCTTCCTCCAGTCCAACCCAGTGCCGGT aggaGCAAAGTACACCCTCCTGGCCTACTCCACAATGAGACTGCCTGAGGCTGAAGGCAGCTTTCAATCTCATTCACTGGTCGTCCTCCAAAAtt CTGATTGGTCCTCCTGGCTTCCACTTTACGGCAACCTGTGTTGCCGCTTGGTGGCCCAGCCCGTGTGTATGACGCAAAGTGTGATGACTGGATATCTTAACCAGAAG CAAAGTATGGAGGGCTTTGAGCGCTATTGCAGATTCTATTGCATCCTGAGTGCCAGTACTTTTTCATGCTACTTCAGTCCTGAGGAGGTGGATGCCAAAGTTCAGCCGACGCTCTGCCTGGCAATAAACAAG GACACCCGCATCCGAGTGATGGAAAAGCAGTCAGGTGGAAAAAAATTCAGGAGTCTTTCCATCATTAATCCTTCAGTAGAGGGATACCACATTGAGGTCTTCACAGCAGATACCAGGGAGGAGCTGGATGAGTGGCAGGAAGCGCTCCATCAGCATATCTATGATCAGA GTCAGTGGCTGCACTGCTGCCAGAAGCTCATGAAAATCGAGGTGGTGTCACCACGGAAACCGTCTCTCTTCCTCACCAAACAGGCTGACTCTGTTTATGATGAGATTA GTATCAATTCTCCAGGCAAGTTGGAGAGCATCACCGACATCATCCATAGCAAGATCGAGGAGACTGACGGCCAGTTCCTGATTGGTCACCAAGAGGCCAGGCAACCTCCTATGTGGTCCACTCTGTTTGATGGCACCCACACGATTGTACCACAGAAGGCAACTGCTAATGTTCTGTCACAGAGTGGAACCTGCACCCCGTGTTCAAGCCCCAAGCCATGTTCCAGCTCCACGCCCAATAGTGGGAAGAAACGCCGTGCCCCACCTCCTCCTATGAGCCCATACACCGCTGTTGCTCCTCCTCTACGCCCTGAGAGACCTCCCCGACCTCCTCCTCTCTCACACACGGAGAAAGAAAACACTTCACGGCCAAAATCCAAAACAGGAAGACCATCCCTGGATGCCAAATTCTCTGCTATCATCCAGCAATTGCAGCACAATAACAAACACGGAGCTCCCGCGCTGGGACGTAAGAACGCACCACTTGCCTTGCCTCAGGTTGACCATCAAGTCGCAGATGCTCCTGCACCAAGGAGCAATTTGAGAAAGTCGGTTAGAGACAGAATGAACTTCAAAGCCAACATATGA